In Zunongwangia profunda SM-A87, the following proteins share a genomic window:
- a CDS encoding succinylglutamate desuccinylase/aspartoacylase family protein gives MNNYLAMRSIAITVLFCISHILTAQKNDFVFNDQVFKPGTKTQISIPVHTKTDTTIIPITIFHGKKKGSVLGIVAGVHGLEYAPILAAQEFSKEIDPNQLEGTIILVHMANVPAFLKRSLRVNPMDDKNLNRVFPGSESGSITERIAWTFTSKIIPKCDYYIDVHAGDANNDLRPYAGYYNYFDQPDISEKAKEIAIAMGFPFVIQFGNEQSVKDKSVYTSREAFMQGIPAIDIECGRMGIVEEKFVQRIKIALKNVLFHLDFLKGTPQQTLNDPYIVAQRTTVESEHTGFFYSDFTSGDYVKKDLKLGYITDLFGNHISDVFSPVDGIILYKIFNPPVEKGTGLFNIGHIN, from the coding sequence ATGAACAATTATTTAGCGATGCGCAGCATTGCCATTACCGTCTTATTCTGTATATCTCATATACTCACCGCTCAAAAAAATGATTTTGTATTCAACGATCAAGTATTTAAACCTGGTACCAAAACTCAAATATCAATTCCTGTTCATACTAAAACGGATACTACGATTATTCCAATCACTATTTTCCATGGAAAGAAAAAGGGTTCGGTTTTAGGTATCGTAGCCGGCGTTCATGGTCTGGAATATGCACCAATTCTGGCAGCCCAGGAATTTTCTAAAGAAATAGATCCAAACCAACTGGAAGGAACTATTATTCTTGTACATATGGCCAACGTTCCCGCTTTCTTAAAACGCTCACTACGAGTAAATCCCATGGATGATAAAAACTTAAACCGTGTTTTCCCTGGAAGTGAAAGTGGCAGTATTACTGAAAGGATTGCGTGGACTTTTACAAGTAAAATTATTCCCAAATGTGATTATTATATAGATGTACATGCCGGCGATGCCAATAATGATTTGCGCCCTTACGCCGGATATTACAATTACTTTGACCAACCAGATATTTCAGAAAAAGCCAAAGAAATAGCGATTGCGATGGGTTTTCCATTCGTTATACAATTTGGTAATGAACAATCAGTAAAAGATAAATCTGTCTATACTTCACGGGAAGCTTTTATGCAGGGAATACCGGCTATTGATATTGAATGCGGCAGAATGGGTATTGTCGAAGAAAAATTTGTTCAGCGAATAAAAATAGCGCTAAAGAATGTTCTTTTTCATTTAGATTTTCTAAAAGGCACTCCCCAACAGACGTTGAATGATCCTTATATAGTAGCACAAAGAACCACTGTAGAAAGTGAGCATACCGGTTTCTTTTACAGTGATTTCACAAGCGGGGACTATGTAAAAAAAGACCTTAAACTGGGCTATATCACCGATTTATTTGGAAATCATATTAGTGATGTTTTTTCTCCTGTAGACGGAATTATTCTTTATAAAATATTCAATCCTCCGGTAGAAAAAGGGACTGGCTTATTCAACATAGGTCATATCAACTAA
- a CDS encoding transporter family protein — protein MNDLQNIRYIMVMILGVFGSIFLHAESLTDSTSVFSNFNFKPTTEGSNVNENHTANIGLSEFEEFEDCDVCGCGSSGGSMGYGTIGNGDFIGLRYITQQYQSRDGIYNNSPWIDENFNTMQAWARIPISQKIKLNVIVPYHFHNRQFIDGTSQRINGLGDISILGFYQLISPKLDGFLPEQQSKFKHNLEVGVGLKLPTGEYDRANNEGSVNPSFQVGTGSWDVLLASNYSVSHQNWGVGLLANYTIKTENEQEYHFGNQFNYGLNLFRTFNTMNAKTFTPVSFSPVLGLSGEIFGENESYGLAVKDTKGSVLFSRIGVESTYGKISGGVNLMLPVSQDLNGGAVEAKMRLGIHLNFVL, from the coding sequence ATGAACGATTTGCAGAATATTAGATATATAATGGTAATGATATTGGGTGTTTTTGGCAGTATTTTTTTACATGCCGAAAGCTTAACAGATTCTACCAGTGTTTTTTCGAATTTTAATTTTAAACCCACTACTGAAGGTTCCAATGTAAATGAAAACCATACAGCGAATATCGGACTGTCCGAATTTGAAGAATTTGAGGATTGCGATGTTTGTGGGTGTGGAAGTAGCGGCGGTAGTATGGGCTATGGTACTATTGGTAATGGCGATTTTATAGGACTGCGTTATATTACACAGCAATATCAATCACGTGATGGGATTTATAATAACTCTCCCTGGATTGATGAGAATTTTAATACGATGCAGGCCTGGGCAAGGATTCCGATAAGTCAAAAAATTAAACTGAATGTTATTGTGCCATACCATTTTCATAATCGGCAATTTATAGATGGTACTTCCCAACGCATTAACGGTTTAGGCGATATTAGTATTCTTGGATTTTACCAGTTAATTTCACCAAAACTCGATGGATTTTTACCAGAGCAGCAAAGCAAGTTTAAACATAACCTGGAAGTGGGAGTAGGTTTGAAGCTTCCTACAGGAGAATACGATCGTGCCAATAATGAGGGCAGTGTAAACCCAAGTTTTCAGGTAGGAACGGGAAGCTGGGATGTGTTATTAGCTTCAAATTATTCGGTAAGTCATCAAAACTGGGGAGTAGGTCTTTTGGCCAATTACACCATTAAAACCGAGAATGAACAAGAATATCATTTTGGAAATCAATTTAATTATGGGTTAAATTTATTTAGAACATTTAATACCATGAATGCAAAAACTTTTACCCCAGTTTCTTTTAGTCCGGTTTTAGGGCTTTCAGGAGAAATTTTTGGAGAGAACGAAAGTTATGGTTTGGCTGTTAAGGATACGAAAGGAAGTGTTTTGTTTAGCCGAATAGGAGTAGAGTCTACTTACGGAAAGATTTCTGGAGGTGTAAACCTGATGCTCCCAGTATCACAAGATTTAAATGGAGGTGCTGTGGAAGCTAAGATGAGGTTAGGTATTCATTTGAATTTTGTGTTGTAA
- a CDS encoding ABC transporter ATP-binding protein has product MLITKNVSFKYPKQEEQYFPDINLKSGGSLLITGASGKGKSTLLYLLSGLLKPSHGDITFNNISIPSLSENERDHLRGTQMGIVFQNTSFIQSLSVFENVQLSGWLANKKKIRKDEIMYFLSSLGIDDVAHKSPEKLSTGQRQRVSIARALVHQPALLLADEPTASLDDINTDKVAKLLLDCTLSFNTSLVVVTHDQRLKQFFSSQIKL; this is encoded by the coding sequence ATGTTGATAACCAAAAATGTATCGTTCAAATATCCAAAGCAAGAGGAACAGTATTTCCCGGATATAAATCTTAAGTCGGGAGGATCTTTATTAATAACTGGTGCGTCGGGTAAAGGAAAATCTACATTGTTATACTTATTAAGTGGTTTACTGAAACCATCACACGGGGACATAACTTTTAACAATATCTCTATTCCGTCATTATCGGAAAATGAACGTGATCATTTGCGCGGAACGCAAATGGGGATTGTTTTTCAAAATACGTCATTTATTCAGAGTTTAAGTGTTTTTGAAAATGTTCAATTGTCCGGTTGGTTAGCGAATAAGAAGAAAATACGAAAAGATGAAATTATGTATTTTTTATCCTCTTTGGGAATAGACGATGTCGCACATAAATCTCCCGAAAAACTTAGTACCGGTCAACGCCAACGCGTTAGTATCGCAAGGGCTTTAGTACATCAACCTGCACTTCTACTAGCCGATGAACCCACGGCCAGTTTAGATGATATAAATACAGATAAGGTTGCAAAGCTATTGTTGGATTGTACATTAAGCTTTAATACTTCTCTGGTGGTGGTCACCCACGACCAGCGCTTGAAACAATTTTTTAGTAGCCAAATTAAATTATAA
- a CDS encoding MbnP family protein — MNVNYIKIFVLVVVVSLTACSSDDDAVSNLGGENDVRIEFDAGVNGDALLLGATGYTNANGETLKINRFNYIVSNFVLIDAEGNEFTYPKDDSYFVVSEENELTEVVLKDIPAGEYVALKFGVGVDQEKYQQGAEGQGDFLQVAEENEMMWSWQAGYKFLNFEGTFTSETVTEPTIFQIHMGSHGSSLDNYREVTLQMPSDALVSENLSPVVHMAVDANKVLDGQHKIKLSEAAVVMIDEVKSPQISENINGMFRVDHVHNGENIQH, encoded by the coding sequence ATGAATGTTAATTATATAAAAATCTTCGTATTAGTTGTTGTCGTTTCTCTAACGGCATGCTCTTCAGATGATGATGCGGTGAGTAACCTGGGTGGGGAAAATGATGTGCGTATTGAGTTTGACGCTGGCGTAAACGGAGATGCCTTACTTCTGGGAGCTACCGGTTATACCAATGCTAACGGAGAGACTTTAAAGATTAACCGCTTTAATTATATCGTAAGTAATTTTGTACTGATCGATGCTGAGGGAAATGAATTTACGTATCCTAAGGATGATAGTTATTTTGTGGTGAGTGAAGAAAATGAACTTACCGAGGTGGTTTTAAAAGATATCCCGGCAGGAGAATATGTGGCCCTTAAGTTTGGCGTAGGGGTAGACCAGGAAAAATATCAGCAGGGCGCTGAAGGACAGGGAGATTTTCTTCAGGTAGCTGAAGAAAATGAAATGATGTGGTCCTGGCAGGCCGGGTATAAATTCCTAAATTTTGAAGGAACTTTTACATCAGAAACCGTAACTGAGCCTACCATTTTCCAAATCCATATGGGAAGTCACGGCAGTAGCCTGGATAATTACCGGGAAGTAACACTGCAAATGCCAAGCGATGCTCTGGTAAGCGAAAATTTGAGTCCGGTTGTGCATATGGCCGTCGATGCCAACAAGGTACTGGATGGGCAGCATAAAATCAAACTTTCTGAAGCAGCAGTAGTAATGATCGATGAGGTAAAAAGTCCGCAAATTTCAGAAAACATAAACGGAATGTTTCGCGTAGATCATGTACATAATGGTGAAAATATTCAGCATTAA
- a CDS encoding peptide chain release factor 1 — translation MNISIKLIYRLALVFSLALMAISCAEDTSAKKEKYEDLFHQVLDIHDEVMPKMGDISELSKELKTMADTSSTAEKYLKAEQKLQEADKLMMDWMHSFSDEFVKNKAKVQKMNNEELQEQIDALEEELSDVKAMQQAVNSSIENARALTK, via the coding sequence ATGAACATTTCAATAAAACTAATCTATAGATTAGCCTTAGTATTCAGTTTAGCTTTAATGGCTATTTCCTGCGCCGAAGATACTTCAGCAAAAAAAGAAAAATATGAGGACTTATTTCATCAAGTGCTGGATATTCATGATGAAGTAATGCCTAAAATGGGTGATATTTCAGAATTATCAAAGGAATTAAAAACAATGGCAGATACTAGTAGCACGGCGGAGAAATACCTAAAAGCCGAGCAAAAACTACAGGAAGCTGATAAGTTAATGATGGATTGGATGCATAGCTTTAGCGACGAATTTGTGAAAAATAAAGCCAAGGTTCAAAAAATGAACAACGAAGAGCTTCAAGAACAAATCGATGCTTTAGAAGAAGAACTTAGCGATGTAAAAGCAATGCAGCAAGCCGTAAATTCCAGTATAGAAAACGCACGCGCACTTACTAAATAA
- a CDS encoding cytochrome-c peroxidase, with translation MNCTQEELYIPQEPEFEVQVPVNFPALPAQVDNPMTAAGIALGERLFFDKRLSGSNEISCASCHIPSLAFTDGSTLSTKGISGKPLLRHIPAIMNLAWADNGLFWDGGSTNLESQAFAPLGHEDEMYQDLEELEKELSEDATYTDLFQQAFGGEIQVNRVMMALAQFQRSLISSESTYDHMVREEPGGSFSSLAWEGYMLFEEKCAQCHVPDLFTDHDYHNNGLDATFNDFSEDELYLGRYRVTRDPEDIGKYKTPTLRNVAITAPYMHDGRFNSLKEVLNFYANGVQDSETLDPILKQNNRLGIDLSEAEKQALIAFLNTLTDETFINDERFAEY, from the coding sequence ATGAATTGTACCCAGGAAGAACTATATATACCACAGGAACCTGAATTCGAAGTTCAGGTTCCTGTAAATTTTCCCGCATTACCGGCACAGGTAGATAACCCAATGACAGCGGCAGGCATCGCTTTGGGCGAACGCTTATTTTTTGATAAGCGTTTATCAGGAAGCAATGAGATTTCTTGTGCCAGCTGTCATATCCCGTCATTAGCGTTTACCGATGGAAGTACGTTAAGTACCAAAGGTATTTCCGGAAAACCGCTTTTAAGACATATCCCGGCAATTATGAATTTAGCCTGGGCAGACAATGGTTTGTTTTGGGACGGGGGATCAACAAATCTGGAATCTCAGGCCTTTGCTCCTTTGGGCCATGAAGATGAAATGTATCAGGATTTAGAAGAATTAGAAAAAGAGTTATCCGAAGATGCGACATACACCGATTTATTTCAGCAAGCTTTTGGTGGAGAAATTCAGGTGAACCGGGTGATGATGGCACTGGCGCAATTTCAGCGGAGTCTGATTTCTTCGGAAAGTACATATGATCACATGGTAAGGGAAGAGCCTGGAGGTAGTTTTTCTTCTTTAGCGTGGGAAGGTTATATGCTCTTTGAAGAAAAGTGTGCGCAATGCCATGTACCTGATTTATTTACAGATCATGATTATCATAATAATGGGTTGGATGCAACATTTAATGACTTTAGTGAAGACGAACTTTATCTTGGACGCTACAGGGTTACACGGGATCCTGAAGATATTGGAAAATATAAAACCCCAACATTAAGAAATGTGGCGATTACCGCTCCTTATATGCATGATGGGCGTTTTAATAGCCTAAAAGAAGTACTTAATTTTTATGCTAATGGTGTACAGGATTCAGAAACCTTAGATCCTATTTTAAAACAAAATAACAGGTTAGGGATCGATTTAAGCGAGGCAGAAAAGCAGGCTTTAATTGCTTTTTTAAACACCCTAACCGATGAAACTTTTATAAACGATGAACGATTTGCAGAATATTAG
- a CDS encoding MbnP family protein, with translation MKAILKATILCSALTLFMACSDDDTIESIDASVTPGSLDLTLDTMVGNEDFQLDTEYSIAGERVSFTQFRYWVSNIVLINKAGDHVEIPNSYFLIEETGALSIQDGAYEYPPNKRETINLSAVPGGEYIGIEFGIGIDQRYNDNLSLQAGELSQLNGMTNISWMWHTSYIFTSIKGSLLDDDTTLVLETGLNDNYHTVNVALENAVEVSNTAAQEILLHVDLASIIEGIDVRTTPVVGASTPEAMELMANNFAYKSFTVAPVANED, from the coding sequence ATGAAAGCAATATTAAAAGCAACAATTTTATGTAGCGCTTTAACATTATTCATGGCTTGTAGCGATGATGATACCATAGAAAGTATAGATGCCTCTGTAACGCCGGGAAGTCTAGATTTAACTTTGGATACAATGGTAGGGAATGAAGATTTTCAATTAGATACTGAATATTCCATAGCTGGTGAACGTGTAAGCTTTACACAGTTTCGTTATTGGGTTAGCAATATTGTATTAATCAACAAGGCCGGAGATCATGTGGAAATTCCAAACTCTTATTTTCTCATAGAAGAAACCGGTGCTTTAAGTATTCAGGACGGTGCTTATGAATATCCGCCAAATAAAAGGGAAACCATAAACTTAAGTGCGGTTCCCGGAGGGGAATATATCGGTATTGAATTTGGTATAGGGATAGACCAACGTTATAACGATAACTTAAGCTTGCAGGCCGGAGAGCTCTCTCAGCTTAACGGGATGACCAACATTTCCTGGATGTGGCATACCAGTTATATATTTACTTCAATAAAAGGAAGCCTTTTGGATGATGATACGACCTTGGTATTAGAAACCGGATTGAATGACAATTACCATACGGTAAACGTAGCTTTAGAAAATGCTGTTGAAGTTAGCAATACAGCAGCTCAGGAAATACTTCTTCATGTCGATCTGGCATCAATCATCGAAGGAATTGATGTGAGAACCACTCCTGTCGTAGGTGCATCTACACCTGAAGCTATGGAGCTTATGGCAAATAATTTTGCTTACAAATCATTTACTGTGGCACCGGTAGCCAATGAAGACTAA
- a CDS encoding TolC family protein: MKTNFSTYKQLLSFIIIAVTYAGNAQEMKISLNEAKDAALKYSHDIKNGSLRIEQAHAQRQEAIAYYFPTIEALGGAIHAFDNIIDPIAILGIPEIDNLYLASATASEVVFAGGKVKNSNKLAEIQVQVHKIRAQQSIDSVILTTANKYWQLVQLQEQKKVINAAKLYLDELLKQQQDLLDAGLIAKNQLLQVRVNRSKVLLNESKLSNLRKLALLDLALYTGLNYDTSAVAIDTLHEVIPPKLKYQHTTNVTENSNYRLLDEKIQASKLQTKMAKAELLPQFSVGINAVKYGTFDTGLDSNIQPMAFGLVRIPISAWWGAEKQKVKQQEIKEEIAVNQLKKAQDQITIGIMKSWYDLLDAYHQIEYAKENLAYAEENLEVHRDNYNSGLNNLSDLLDAQRLQQEAKTELINAFAKYQNSETTYLFSNNKLEAPSLEELKED, from the coding sequence ATGAAAACTAATTTTTCAACCTATAAACAGCTTTTATCTTTTATAATCATCGCTGTTACCTACGCTGGCAATGCTCAGGAAATGAAGATATCCCTTAACGAAGCTAAAGACGCAGCCTTAAAATATAGTCACGATATTAAAAATGGCAGTCTACGCATTGAACAGGCCCATGCGCAACGACAGGAAGCTATTGCTTATTATTTCCCTACAATTGAAGCTTTGGGCGGAGCTATTCATGCCTTCGACAATATTATCGACCCCATTGCCATACTAGGAATTCCTGAAATCGATAATTTATACCTGGCATCGGCCACGGCATCTGAAGTTGTTTTTGCCGGTGGCAAAGTAAAAAATTCCAATAAACTTGCTGAAATTCAGGTACAAGTCCATAAAATTAGAGCCCAGCAATCTATAGACTCTGTTATTTTAACTACTGCAAATAAGTACTGGCAACTGGTGCAATTACAGGAACAAAAAAAAGTAATAAATGCGGCAAAACTTTATTTAGATGAACTTTTAAAACAACAGCAGGATTTACTGGATGCCGGATTAATCGCAAAAAATCAATTACTTCAGGTTAGAGTAAACCGTAGTAAGGTGCTATTAAATGAAAGTAAACTTTCTAATTTGCGGAAATTGGCTTTACTAGATCTGGCATTATACACTGGCCTGAATTATGACACCAGCGCCGTGGCGATTGACACCTTGCATGAGGTTATCCCGCCGAAATTAAAATACCAGCATACGACCAATGTTACTGAAAACTCAAACTATCGCTTGTTGGACGAAAAAATTCAGGCTTCAAAACTACAAACGAAAATGGCAAAAGCCGAACTATTACCGCAGTTTTCTGTAGGTATAAATGCAGTAAAGTATGGCACATTCGACACAGGTTTAGACTCAAATATCCAACCCATGGCATTTGGACTTGTACGAATTCCAATTTCAGCATGGTGGGGAGCCGAAAAACAAAAAGTAAAACAACAGGAAATTAAGGAAGAAATTGCCGTAAACCAGTTAAAAAAAGCTCAGGATCAAATCACCATTGGTATCATGAAAAGTTGGTATGACTTGCTTGATGCTTACCATCAAATAGAATATGCCAAGGAAAACCTTGCTTATGCAGAAGAAAATTTAGAAGTGCATCGCGATAATTACAATAGTGGTTTAAACAATCTTTCAGACCTACTTGATGCACAGCGCTTACAGCAAGAAGCAAAAACCGAACTGATTAATGCCTTCGCCAAATATCAAAATAGCGAAACAACTTATCTATTTAGTAACAATAAATTAGAAGCCCCTTCATTAGAAGAATTAAAGGAAGATTAA
- a CDS encoding cytochrome-c peroxidase, which yields MINDHKKILMLILLILGLYSCSDDEAEYISINRELDVNIPSNFPQIQYDLSANPPTEKGFELGKKLFYDGRLSSNGFISCGFCHEQRFAFTHHGHQFSHGIDDLEGTRNAPAVQNMAFQKEFAWDGATSHLDLFPIIPITNEVEMGETVSNVVSKLREDDEYQKLFTEAFDEGEVNNEYFFKALSQFMVMMVSSNSTYDKYVRGEEGGEFTETEEYGYELFQQKCASCHTSDLFTDDAFRNNGLPPYPGINDIGRAEVTGSTADNYKFKVPSLRNVAITAPYMHDGRFGSLASVLNFYDTGVQDSETLDPILKQNNRLGIDLSEEEKQALIAFLNTLTDETFLNDERFAEY from the coding sequence ATGATAAATGATCATAAGAAAATCCTTATGCTGATTCTGTTGATTTTAGGCCTCTATTCCTGTAGTGATGATGAAGCCGAATATATCTCGATCAATAGGGAACTGGATGTCAATATACCTTCAAATTTCCCACAGATTCAGTATGATCTTAGTGCCAATCCACCAACCGAAAAAGGATTTGAGTTGGGTAAAAAACTGTTCTATGATGGCCGTCTATCTTCAAACGGATTTATCTCTTGCGGATTTTGTCACGAGCAGCGCTTTGCGTTTACGCATCACGGGCATCAGTTTAGTCATGGAATCGATGATTTAGAAGGTACACGTAATGCACCGGCAGTTCAAAATATGGCATTCCAAAAAGAGTTTGCCTGGGATGGTGCAACTTCGCACCTGGATTTATTTCCTATTATCCCCATAACCAATGAAGTAGAAATGGGAGAAACCGTATCCAACGTGGTTTCCAAATTGCGCGAGGATGACGAATATCAAAAATTATTTACAGAAGCTTTTGATGAGGGTGAGGTAAACAACGAATATTTCTTTAAAGCTTTATCACAGTTTATGGTGATGATGGTCTCTTCAAACTCAACCTATGATAAATATGTAAGGGGAGAAGAAGGTGGTGAATTTACTGAAACTGAAGAATATGGTTATGAATTATTTCAGCAAAAATGTGCTTCCTGTCATACCAGTGATTTATTTACCGATGATGCTTTTAGAAATAACGGATTGCCGCCTTATCCCGGTATTAATGATATTGGTCGGGCCGAAGTAACCGGCAGCACAGCCGATAATTATAAATTTAAAGTACCCAGTTTAAGAAATGTGGCGATTACCGCTCCTTATATGCATGATGGGCGTTTTGGTAGTTTAGCATCGGTACTTAATTTTTACGATACTGGTGTACAGGATTCAGAAACCTTAGATCCTATTTTAAAACAAAATAACAGGTTAGGTATCGATTTAAGCGAGGAAGAAAAGCAGGCTTTAATAGCCTTTTTAAACACCCTAACCGATGAAACTTTTTTAAACGATGAACGATTTGCAGAATATTAA
- a CDS encoding ABC transporter permease produces the protein MISKLAWKNIWHNPLSTVLSMMLLSFSVAMISLLIIVQEKFENNYTANLNNIDLVLGAKGSPLQLILSAVYQIDAPTGNIAYKEAQQWMEHPFVQHAVPLAYGDNYQGNRIVGTTKDYMKLYGNDLESGRFFNANFEVVIGKNLAEQLNLRIGDQFYGAHGQNAEGHVHDEHPYTIVGIANPTGKVLDYLILCNIDSVWEMHHHDADHNGHDHKQIEEDTIEEQHSEHKAHEEEEDKQITAVLLKLKNKMGLVTWPRLVANATNMQVASPAIEINRLFSLMGLGIAMLSYLAYGIMILAALSIFISLYTRLNNRKKEFALMRVSGGNKFQLFWLVVQESLFLCLSGYIIGSLLARFVILFFGHYTDNEFHLSIDPMSVVLAKEVYLLSACLILGVLAALIPAVKAYKLNIPKILSYE, from the coding sequence ATGATCAGTAAACTAGCCTGGAAAAATATTTGGCATAACCCACTAAGCACAGTATTAAGTATGATGTTGCTTTCATTTTCTGTAGCGATGATATCATTACTTATTATCGTTCAGGAAAAATTTGAAAATAACTATACTGCGAATTTAAATAATATCGATTTAGTGCTTGGTGCTAAAGGAAGTCCTTTACAACTTATTTTATCTGCAGTTTATCAAATTGATGCACCTACCGGGAATATTGCTTATAAAGAAGCTCAGCAATGGATGGAGCATCCTTTTGTCCAACATGCTGTTCCCTTAGCTTACGGCGATAACTATCAGGGAAACAGAATTGTAGGTACTACCAAAGACTATATGAAGCTTTATGGAAATGATTTAGAAAGCGGACGCTTTTTTAATGCCAATTTTGAAGTCGTAATAGGGAAGAACCTGGCAGAGCAATTGAACCTGAGGATTGGAGATCAATTTTATGGTGCTCACGGACAAAATGCCGAAGGTCATGTTCACGATGAACATCCTTATACCATTGTGGGGATAGCTAATCCTACAGGGAAGGTGTTGGATTACCTGATTTTATGTAATATCGATAGTGTTTGGGAGATGCACCATCACGATGCGGATCATAATGGGCACGATCATAAGCAGATTGAAGAGGATACAATAGAAGAACAGCATAGTGAACATAAGGCTCACGAAGAAGAGGAAGATAAACAGATCACAGCGGTACTTCTAAAATTAAAAAATAAAATGGGATTGGTTACCTGGCCAAGATTGGTCGCTAATGCTACTAATATGCAAGTGGCTTCCCCTGCTATAGAAATAAACCGACTATTTTCATTAATGGGTCTTGGAATAGCCATGCTTAGTTATCTGGCGTATGGGATCATGATTCTTGCCGCTTTAAGCATTTTTATCTCATTATATACTCGTTTAAATAACCGTAAAAAAGAGTTTGCGTTGATGCGGGTGAGTGGCGGTAATAAATTTCAGTTGTTTTGGTTGGTGGTGCAGGAAAGTCTGTTTTTATGTCTGTCAGGTTATATAATAGGAAGCTTGTTAGCACGATTCGTAATCCTGTTTTTTGGTCATTATACCGATAATGAGTTTCATTTAAGTATAGACCCGATGTCAGTGGTTTTAGCTAAAGAGGTTTACTTGTTGAGTGCTTGCCTTATTTTGGGGGTATTAGCAGCTTTAATTCCAGCAGTAAAAGCATATAAACTTAATATTCCTAAAATTTTGTCCTATGAGTAA